In a genomic window of Salvia splendens isolate huo1 unplaced genomic scaffold, SspV2 ctg349, whole genome shotgun sequence:
- the LOC121789824 gene encoding uncharacterized protein LOC121789824 isoform X1, whose amino-acid sequence MSWKIRVVLLIGFVAWAYRPFRPPPPPRLCGTKGGPPVVGPRIQLRDGRNLSYKEHGVPKEAAKYKVILVHGFSSSKHEASITATDLVEKLGIYFVSFDRPGYGESDPDPKRTIKSLALDIEELGLQLQLGAKFYIIGISMGGQAVWGCLKYIPHRVKGAALLAPVVNYWWPSFPPALATEAYHLQPVQDQWALRVARHAPWLVYWWNTQKWFPGSSVAAGTQNFTAPDLQIIAKMAASGVSHKAYATQQGVHESYHRDMMVGFGHRDLDPMQLEDPFPHGEGSVHLWHGTDDGVVPVSLQRYIAEELPWVQYHELPNAGHLFSCGETAVKDAILSKLLMADKMVH is encoded by the exons ATGTCTTGGAAAATTAGAGTGGTGTTGTTGATTGGGTTCGTGGCATGGGCTTATCGGCCCTTCcgcccaccaccaccaccacgcCTCTGTGGCACAAAGGGCGGGCCACCCGTCGTAGGGCCTAGAATCCAACTAAGGGATGGAAGGAACTTATCATACAAAGAGCATGGAGTCCCCAAAGAGGCAGCCAAATACAAGGTCATCTTGGTCCATGGCTTCAGCTCTAGCAAACACGAAGCCTCCATCACTGCCACG GATTTGGTGGAGAAACTGGGCATTTACTTCGTGTCCTTTGATAGGCCGGGCTATGGAGAGAGCGATCCCGACCCAAAGAGGACCATAAAGAGCCTAGCATTAGACATAGAAGAACTCGGACTTCAGTTACAACTCGGTGCAAAGTTTTACATCATCGGAATTTCCATGGGAGGACAGGCTGTCTGGGGATGCCTCAAATACATTCCTCACAG GGTAAAAGGGGCTGCATTGTTAGCTCCAGTTGTGAACTACTGGTGGCCTAGTTTTCCCCCGGCTTTAGCCACAGAGGCATACCATCTTCAACCCGTGCAGGACCAGTGGGCATTGCGTGTTGCACGCCACGCCCCCTGGCTCGTCTACTGGTGGAACACTCAGAAATGGTTCCCGGGCTCCAGCGTTGCTGCAGGGACCCAAAACTTCACAGCTCCCGACCTCCAAATCATCGCTAAAATGGCTGCCTCAGGAGTGTCTCACAAG GCGTACGCGACGCAGCAGGGCGTGCACGAGTCCTACCACCGCGACATGATGGTGGGATTCGGGCACAGGGATCTTGATCCAATGCAGCTTGAGGATCCCTTCCCACATGGGGAGGGCTCTGTTCATCTGTGGCATGGCACTGATGACGGGGTCGTGCCCGTGTCGCTTCAACGGTACATTGCAGAGGAGCTGCCATGGGTGCAATATCATGAACTGCCAAATGCTGGACATCTCTTCTCATGTGGTGAAACTGCTGTCAAAGATGCTATATTGAGCAAGCTTTTGATGGCTGATAAAATGGTTCACTGA
- the LOC121789824 gene encoding uncharacterized protein LOC121789824 isoform X2 gives MESPKRQPNTRSSWSMASALANTKPPSLPRYQRYPLLLWRPGYGESDPDPKRTIKSLALDIEELGLQLQLGAKFYIIGISMGGQAVWGCLKYIPHRVKGAALLAPVVNYWWPSFPPALATEAYHLQPVQDQWALRVARHAPWLVYWWNTQKWFPGSSVAAGTQNFTAPDLQIIAKMAASGVSHKAYATQQGVHESYHRDMMVGFGHRDLDPMQLEDPFPHGEGSVHLWHGTDDGVVPVSLQRYIAEELPWVQYHELPNAGHLFSCGETAVKDAILSKLLMADKMVH, from the exons ATGGAGTCCCCAAAGAGGCAGCCAAATACAAGGTCATCTTGGTCCATGGCTTCAGCTCTAGCAAACACGAAGCCTCCATCACTGCCACGGTACCAACGTTATCCCCTTTTGCTATGGAG GCCGGGCTATGGAGAGAGCGATCCCGACCCAAAGAGGACCATAAAGAGCCTAGCATTAGACATAGAAGAACTCGGACTTCAGTTACAACTCGGTGCAAAGTTTTACATCATCGGAATTTCCATGGGAGGACAGGCTGTCTGGGGATGCCTCAAATACATTCCTCACAG GGTAAAAGGGGCTGCATTGTTAGCTCCAGTTGTGAACTACTGGTGGCCTAGTTTTCCCCCGGCTTTAGCCACAGAGGCATACCATCTTCAACCCGTGCAGGACCAGTGGGCATTGCGTGTTGCACGCCACGCCCCCTGGCTCGTCTACTGGTGGAACACTCAGAAATGGTTCCCGGGCTCCAGCGTTGCTGCAGGGACCCAAAACTTCACAGCTCCCGACCTCCAAATCATCGCTAAAATGGCTGCCTCAGGAGTGTCTCACAAG GCGTACGCGACGCAGCAGGGCGTGCACGAGTCCTACCACCGCGACATGATGGTGGGATTCGGGCACAGGGATCTTGATCCAATGCAGCTTGAGGATCCCTTCCCACATGGGGAGGGCTCTGTTCATCTGTGGCATGGCACTGATGACGGGGTCGTGCCCGTGTCGCTTCAACGGTACATTGCAGAGGAGCTGCCATGGGTGCAATATCATGAACTGCCAAATGCTGGACATCTCTTCTCATGTGGTGAAACTGCTGTCAAAGATGCTATATTGAGCAAGCTTTTGATGGCTGATAAAATGGTTCACTGA